From the genome of Prosthecobacter dejongeii, one region includes:
- a CDS encoding ABC transporter permease has product MSRAANIYRLGIKELWSLARDPVMLVLIAFTFTVMIYVAATAMPEQLHHAPIGIVDEDKSQLSSRIISAFHPPRFIPTTDLDIAQMDTELDAGHQTFVINIPPDFQRDMLAGRAPAIQLNVDATRMSQAFTGSGYIQQIIQTEVMEFMQRHRVVQTAPVTLALRNRFNPNLTPSWFGALNELINLITMLSIILTGAALIREREHGTVEHLLVMPVTPGEIMFAKIWSMVLVVVCASFISLKFVIQGALEVPVQGSHALFFVGVVLHLFATASMGIYMATVARSMPRFGLLMIMTLIPLEMLSGGITPSESMPEIVQHLMQAAPTTHFVSLSKAILFRGAGIEVVWQSLMALLLIGIVLYILALGRFRKTINTME; this is encoded by the coding sequence ATGAGCCGCGCCGCCAACATCTACCGGCTTGGAATCAAGGAACTGTGGAGCCTTGCCCGCGATCCCGTCATGCTGGTGCTCATCGCCTTCACCTTCACGGTCATGATCTACGTGGCCGCCACGGCGATGCCCGAGCAACTGCACCACGCCCCCATCGGCATCGTTGACGAGGACAAATCCCAGCTCTCCTCCCGCATCATCTCCGCCTTTCATCCGCCGCGCTTCATCCCCACGACTGACCTCGACATTGCGCAGATGGACACTGAACTCGACGCCGGTCACCAGACTTTCGTCATCAACATCCCTCCCGATTTTCAGCGTGACATGCTCGCCGGACGCGCCCCTGCCATCCAGCTCAACGTGGACGCCACACGCATGAGCCAGGCCTTCACCGGCAGTGGCTACATCCAGCAGATCATTCAGACCGAAGTGATGGAGTTCATGCAGAGGCACCGGGTTGTGCAGACCGCGCCGGTCACACTCGCGCTGCGCAACCGGTTCAATCCAAACCTGACACCCTCCTGGTTCGGAGCCCTCAACGAGCTGATCAACCTCATCACCATGCTCTCCATCATCCTCACGGGAGCCGCGCTGATACGCGAGCGCGAGCATGGCACCGTCGAGCACCTGCTGGTGATGCCCGTGACTCCTGGCGAGATCATGTTCGCCAAGATCTGGTCGATGGTGCTGGTCGTCGTGTGCGCCTCGTTTATTTCCCTCAAATTCGTCATCCAGGGAGCGCTCGAAGTGCCTGTTCAGGGTTCCCATGCTCTCTTTTTTGTCGGCGTGGTTCTGCACCTCTTCGCCACCGCGTCCATGGGCATCTACATGGCTACCGTGGCTCGAAGCATGCCTCGGTTCGGGCTCCTGATGATCATGACCCTCATCCCCCTCGAAATGCTCTCAGGCGGCATCACCCCCTCTGAAAGCATGCCTGAGATCGTCCAGCACCTGATGCAGGCCGCTCCCACCACTCATTTCGTATCGCTAAGCAAAGCCATTCTCTTCCGA